In Providencia rettgeri, the following proteins share a genomic window:
- a CDS encoding tryptophan synthase subunit alpha, producing MKIIYRSKGNQDVIELAYTIFELDKIKYAMQAVRRIADVNVKTSGFIFRRMVITGTPEQIKIARKALIRRYR from the coding sequence ATGAAAATTATTTACAGAAGCAAAGGTAATCAAGATGTAATTGAATTGGCTTATACAATCTTTGAGCTTGATAAAATTAAATATGCCATGCAAGCCGTCAGGCGTATCGCTGACGTTAATGTCAAAACTTCAGGATTTATTTTTAGACGCATGGTTATTACAGGTACGCCAGAACAAATCAAAATTGCTAGAAAGGCTCTGATTAGGCGTTACAGATAG
- a CDS encoding ProQ/FINO family protein — MTINQRKTLTLKRKNPPATNTPKNTQAKTPQEAPQQPKKKNKADVHAKKKQHRIDRIAQHWTLFSEPEAKPLMIGIKEAMIAEVNDKELDIPESHIKQGLRSYISRKAYLKALTLGGNRFDMHGQPNGEVTPEQQSIAEQKLIEWLKK, encoded by the coding sequence ATGACGATAAATCAGCGAAAAACACTGACACTAAAACGGAAAAATCCACCAGCGACGAACACACCAAAAAACACACAGGCTAAAACGCCACAGGAAGCCCCACAGCAACCGAAGAAGAAAAATAAGGCAGATGTTCACGCAAAGAAGAAACAACACCGTATCGACCGTATAGCGCAGCATTGGACGCTATTCAGTGAGCCAGAAGCCAAGCCGCTAATGATTGGTATCAAGGAAGCCATGATTGCTGAGGTTAACGATAAAGAGCTGGATATCCCAGAGAGCCACATTAAACAGGGATTACGGTCATACATCAGCCGCAAGGCATATTTGAAAGCCCTTACTCTGGGCGGCAATCGGTTTGATATGCACGGACAACCTAACGGAGAGGTTACGCCAGAACAACAAAGCATAGCGGAGCAAAAACTGATAGAGTGGCTAAAGAAATGA